One stretch of Clostridiales bacterium DNA includes these proteins:
- a CDS encoding recombinase family protein, producing the protein MLGMQTVSTIKNKANGGDAVTALYCRLSRDDDLSGDSNSIVNQKQILGEYAKRQGFHNCRFYVDDGYSGTNFERPDFQRMIADIESGEVKTVIVKDMSRFGRNYIMVGYYTEILFPNAKIRFIAVNDSVDSECEADNEFTPFRNIINEWYARDTSKKVKAVLRAKGTSGKHLSAVPPYGYMKDPNDKTKWIIDEEAAKVVKEIYRLFLEGKGVKEIAKILTANHIDTPQTHNEKCGLPIRSRSEYPTMWNSTTVYQILDKEDYTGCTVNFKTKKLSYKSKEQINMPRDQWVIFENTQEAIIDKETFELVRRMRDKCRRVSPNTITVKTAGQPRKPKNMFVGKVFCTDCGSQMNIHHNSYNKERNYLVCTTYRKKKKGECTSHRIRLDALEQIVLNDLRKISAYVAWHENEFVERYLNCSQKEKLRLTAAAKAEVSKAYVRQAELNAILRKLYEDNALGRITDDSYDELAASYENERRQLKERVATLEASINSVAEDNANLERFISTLKYYINLEELTPEILHSFVDRIEVGEKVRNGKSKTQVVKIIYNFIGAVDIPK; encoded by the coding sequence ATGTTAGGAATGCAAACGGTATCAACAATAAAAAATAAAGCAAACGGAGGTGACGCGGTTACCGCACTATATTGTAGGCTTAGCCGCGACGATGATTTAAGCGGCGATAGCAACAGTATCGTCAATCAAAAGCAAATACTTGGGGAATACGCCAAGCGGCAAGGTTTTCATAATTGTCGGTTCTACGTGGACGACGGTTATTCGGGAACAAACTTCGAGCGTCCGGATTTTCAAAGAATGATTGCGGATATCGAGAGCGGAGAGGTTAAAACCGTAATTGTAAAGGATATGTCGAGATTCGGCAGGAATTACATAATGGTTGGTTACTACACTGAAATCTTATTCCCAAATGCCAAGATACGTTTTATAGCAGTCAACGACAGTGTGGACAGCGAGTGCGAGGCGGATAATGAGTTTACACCGTTTCGGAATATCATCAATGAGTGGTATGCGCGAGATACAAGCAAGAAAGTAAAAGCTGTATTGCGTGCAAAAGGTACTTCGGGCAAGCATTTAAGCGCAGTACCGCCGTATGGTTATATGAAAGATCCGAACGATAAGACGAAATGGATAATCGACGAAGAAGCGGCAAAAGTAGTGAAAGAAATTTACAGACTGTTTTTAGAGGGAAAAGGCGTAAAAGAGATTGCGAAAATCTTAACGGCAAATCATATCGATACGCCGCAAACGCATAACGAGAAGTGCGGACTCCCTATTCGGAGCAGAAGCGAATATCCCACAATGTGGAATTCAACTACGGTGTATCAGATTTTGGATAAAGAAGATTATACGGGCTGTACGGTTAATTTCAAAACCAAGAAACTTTCGTATAAATCAAAAGAGCAAATCAATATGCCGCGCGACCAATGGGTGATTTTTGAGAATACGCAAGAAGCGATTATCGACAAGGAAACATTTGAGCTTGTACGGCGTATGCGCGATAAGTGCAGGCGAGTAAGTCCAAATACGATAACGGTTAAGACAGCAGGGCAACCGAGAAAGCCGAAGAATATGTTTGTCGGAAAAGTGTTTTGCACCGACTGCGGTAGTCAAATGAATATCCACCATAATTCGTACAATAAAGAGCGCAACTACTTGGTTTGTACGACGTATCGGAAAAAGAAAAAGGGTGAGTGTACTTCGCATAGAATACGGCTTGACGCATTGGAACAGATTGTATTAAACGATTTGCGAAAGATAAGCGCGTATGTTGCGTGGCACGAAAACGAGTTTGTGGAACGGTACTTGAATTGCTCGCAAAAAGAGAAATTAAGGTTGACCGCGGCGGCAAAGGCGGAAGTTTCAAAAGCCTACGTTCGCCAAGCGGAATTGAACGCAATACTCAGGAAACTTTACGAAGATAATGCGCTCGGACGAATAACCGACGATAGTTACGACGAGCTTGCGGCTTCGTATGAAAATGAGCGAAGACAGTTAAAAGAGCGAGTAGCGACGCTTGAAGCGAGTATTAATTCCGTAGCTGAGGACAATGCGAATCTCGAAAGGTTTATAAGTACGTTGAAGTATTATATAAACTTGGAAGAACTCACGCCCGAAATCTTACACTCCTTTGTCGATAGGATAGAGGTGGGTGAGAAAGTGCGCAACGGTAAATCCAAAACACAAGTAGTCAAAATTATTTACAACTTTATCGGCGCGGTCGATATACCTAAGTAA
- a CDS encoding N-6 DNA methylase — translation MAKTTIQSVEPNIADLANGWLKSYKLDYKLEQESLNAEIDQALNDYASKNGGVGGNRPDAKLLLCDKNLVAYPILIEYKGYKDKLVKLDGDGKIANKTAKNVPDFKNINSYAVNGAVHYANALLHYTSYTDIIAIGVTGYKDERGELQHSIGVYYVSKSNFGIGQKVDEYTDLSFLKKENFDEFIEKVKRLQLSQEEIDKLKEQREREIDASLIKLNNDIYKDETEKISEQDRVYLVAASIIATIGIPNKVAALEKSELKSSTEEGNRDGDIILRKIKAFLNEKKLPQKKKDLIIRTLANTLTTDNINKVENGESQLKRVFTKIVDDLGIYYKIGLTTDFTGKLFNEMYHWLGFSQDKLNDVVLTPFYIATLLAKLARVDKDSYVWDFATGSAGLLVAAMNEMLIDAKNKIKSPEELATKSTAIKANQLLGLEILPSVYMLAILNMILMGDGSSNILNKDSLKDFDGNYGFGNTDKKFPATAFVLNPPYSAAGNGMIFVERALSMMSKGYAAIIIQYSAGSGKAVEYNKKILLHSTLLASIKMPIDLFIGKSSVQTQVYVFRVGEAHQKDDIVKFIDFSNDGYTRSDRKKASCNLKDTDRAKERYQELVNLVRFGKSKLNIFTENEYYEGHVDPSNGADWNQTAPKDTKPTLSDFKKTVSDYLSWEVSCLLKRQDKENDRLGK, via the coding sequence ATGGCAAAAACAACTATTCAATCAGTTGAACCTAATATTGCTGATTTGGCAAATGGCTGGCTCAAGTCTTATAAGTTAGATTATAAATTAGAACAGGAATCATTGAATGCTGAAATAGATCAGGCACTCAACGACTACGCATCTAAAAACGGCGGCGTTGGTGGCAATCGCCCCGATGCAAAGCTGTTGTTATGCGATAAAAATTTAGTGGCCTATCCTATTTTAATAGAGTACAAAGGATACAAAGATAAATTAGTCAAGTTAGACGGTGATGGAAAGATTGCCAATAAAACCGCAAAGAATGTTCCCGATTTCAAGAACATAAATTCTTATGCCGTAAACGGCGCGGTACACTATGCCAATGCGCTACTACACTACACAAGCTATACTGATATTATAGCAATCGGTGTTACGGGTTATAAAGATGAACGTGGCGAATTACAACATTCCATAGGTGTTTATTACGTTTCTAAAAGCAACTTCGGTATTGGACAAAAGGTGGACGAGTATACCGATTTGTCCTTTCTTAAAAAAGAGAACTTTGACGAGTTTATTGAAAAAGTCAAACGCTTGCAATTATCACAAGAAGAAATTGATAAGCTTAAAGAACAGCGCGAACGCGAGATCGATGCGAGCCTAATTAAACTTAATAACGACATTTATAAGGATGAAACGGAAAAGATCTCGGAACAAGATCGCGTTTATCTCGTTGCCGCATCTATAATTGCAACGATCGGGATTCCGAATAAGGTTGCTGCTCTTGAAAAATCGGAATTGAAATCTTCCACCGAAGAGGGTAACCGCGATGGTGATATAATCTTGCGCAAAATAAAAGCCTTTTTGAATGAGAAAAAATTACCGCAGAAAAAGAAAGATTTAATAATCCGCACGCTTGCGAACACGCTTACTACTGACAATATTAACAAAGTGGAAAATGGCGAAAGTCAATTAAAGCGTGTATTTACAAAAATCGTTGACGATTTGGGTATTTACTACAAAATAGGCTTAACAACCGACTTCACAGGCAAGTTGTTTAATGAAATGTATCATTGGCTCGGTTTTTCGCAAGACAAACTGAATGACGTGGTATTAACCCCATTTTATATTGCTACGCTCTTGGCAAAGCTCGCACGAGTGGACAAAGATTCTTATGTTTGGGACTTTGCAACAGGTTCGGCGGGACTCCTTGTTGCTGCAATGAACGAAATGCTTATCGACGCAAAAAATAAAATAAAGTCGCCCGAAGAATTGGCAACGAAGTCGACGGCAATCAAAGCAAATCAATTGCTCGGGTTGGAGATACTTCCAAGTGTTTATATGCTTGCCATACTCAATATGATTTTAATGGGCGACGGTAGTTCCAACATTTTAAACAAGGACTCGCTCAAAGATTTCGACGGTAATTATGGGTTCGGAAATACTGACAAGAAATTCCCCGCAACGGCATTCGTACTCAACCCGCCCTATTCGGCGGCGGGTAACGGTATGATATTTGTAGAGCGTGCGCTTTCAATGATGAGCAAAGGCTACGCAGCTATTATTATTCAATACTCGGCGGGTTCGGGCAAAGCCGTAGAATATAATAAAAAAATATTGTTACACAGTACTCTGCTTGCAAGTATCAAAATGCCAATTGATTTATTCATTGGCAAATCGAGTGTTCAAACGCAGGTATATGTGTTTCGTGTAGGTGAAGCGCATCAAAAAGACGATATAGTAAAATTTATTGATTTTTCAAACGACGGATATACTCGTTCCGATCGCAAAAAAGCAAGCTGTAATTTAAAAGACACCGATAGAGCTAAAGAGCGGTATCAAGAACTTGTCAATTTAGTGCGTTTCGGAAAATCAAAGCTCAATATATTTACTGAAAACGAATATTACGAAGGACATGTCGACCCGTCCAACGGCGCAGATTGGAATCAGACTGCGCCGAAAGATACAAAACCAACGCTTAGCGATTTTAAGAAAACAGTTAGCGACTATCTTTCTTGGGAAGTTTCCTGCTTGTTAAAACGGCAAGATAAGGAGAACGATCGCCTGGGAAAATAG
- a CDS encoding type I restriction endonuclease subunit R: MDASLNEKLQGVKWGEYKLGDLFEIENTLSFNADSLVDGDEYDYVTRTSLNQGVLRTTGFVNAENVNDSGCWSLGLLQMDFFYRSKPWYAGQFVRKIISKIKVSEGAIPFLTTILNQHKTDLLAVLVRNVDKTFRETMVQLPTKDGQIDFDFMESFIAELEARYIAELEVYLTVTGLKDYTLTKEEEKALEDFNTLSWGKYKMGDLYERIDTQKLPYKAKDLPKEPIDNFILPCLTSSFQNQGLNYYAPTKDATVLSNVISIPSNSDVYRAYYQSRAFTVLSDAYAIRWKSDKNEILPNHYLFMVMCINKVTDLPIYSYKNKLGGWNVVKEKFIQLPEKDGKIDFEFMSTFISAIQKLVIKDVALYADRKIGETKAIVANKDC; this comes from the coding sequence ATAGATGCCTCACTTAACGAAAAATTACAGGGCGTTAAGTGGGGCGAATACAAATTAGGTGATTTGTTTGAGATAGAAAATACATTAAGTTTTAATGCAGACAGCCTTGTTGACGGGGATGAATATGATTATGTTACAAGAACTTCATTAAATCAAGGTGTTCTGAGAACAACAGGTTTTGTAAATGCTGAAAATGTAAATGATTCAGGATGTTGGAGTTTAGGACTACTTCAAATGGACTTTTTCTATCGAAGCAAACCTTGGTATGCTGGTCAATTCGTAAGAAAAATCATTTCAAAAATAAAAGTTAGTGAAGGCGCTATACCATTTTTAACTACAATACTAAATCAGCACAAGACAGATCTATTAGCAGTTCTTGTGCGTAATGTAGATAAAACGTTTCGAGAAACAATGGTGCAACTCCCCACAAAAGACGGACAAATAGACTTTGATTTTATGGAAAGCTTTATAGCCGAGCTGGAAGCTCGGTACATAGCCGAACTGGAAGTATACTTAACTGTTACGGGATTAAAAGATTATACATTAACCAAAGAAGAAGAAAAAGCGCTTGAAGATTTCAATACGCTTAGTTGGGGCAAGTATAAAATGGGCGATCTATATGAGAGAATTGACACCCAAAAGTTACCCTATAAGGCAAAAGATTTACCCAAAGAGCCCATCGATAATTTTATACTGCCTTGTTTAACTTCAAGCTTCCAAAATCAAGGTTTGAATTATTATGCGCCCACAAAAGATGCGACTGTTTTAAGCAATGTAATATCAATCCCTTCCAATAGCGATGTTTATAGAGCATACTATCAATCAAGAGCTTTTACCGTTCTTTCTGATGCATATGCTATTCGTTGGAAATCCGATAAAAATGAAATTTTGCCTAATCACTATTTATTTATGGTAATGTGTATCAACAAAGTAACGGATCTACCGATTTATTCGTATAAGAATAAATTAGGTGGCTGGAATGTTGTGAAAGAAAAGTTTATTCAATTGCCAGAGAAGGATGGCAAAATTGATTTTGAGTTTATGTCTACTTTTATATCGGCAATTCAAAAGCTAGTAATAAAAGATGTTGCGTTGTATGCTGATAGAAAAATCGGTGAGACAAAAGCAATAGTTGCAAACAAAGATTGTTAA
- a CDS encoding TIGR02391 family protein, whose amino-acid sequence MDAQLIKNTLFRFTNLNIGMPVCGMHITAIKNDLIKISQDIKNTEMLFSNELFRLKDILFNNQNGFINHVTYGEIVAILRYLDNKCNNPQKDIWASMHPQIMRVSKQLFLDGHFSNAAEDAFIEINDRVKKIFHKLEPSKPIPDGRDVMNKVFADGEKAMIEVCDRSTDTGTNIHEGTRFMLAGAMAALRNPKAHSNSVVITQEECLRRLMFASMLMYKIDEAVAYSCVVE is encoded by the coding sequence ATGGATGCACAACTGATAAAGAACACTCTTTTTAGGTTCACTAATTTGAATATTGGTATGCCTGTTTGTGGTATGCATATTACTGCGATTAAAAACGACCTCATTAAAATATCGCAAGACATCAAGAACACGGAAATGTTGTTTTCAAATGAATTATTTAGATTGAAAGATATTTTGTTTAACAATCAAAATGGTTTCATAAATCACGTGACTTATGGTGAAATCGTAGCAATATTAAGATACCTGGACAATAAGTGTAACAACCCACAAAAAGATATATGGGCAAGTATGCACCCCCAAATTATGCGTGTATCAAAGCAACTATTTTTAGACGGTCATTTTTCAAATGCCGCCGAAGATGCTTTTATCGAAATAAACGATCGCGTAAAGAAAATTTTTCATAAACTTGAACCAAGCAAGCCAATTCCTGATGGTCGTGACGTGATGAACAAAGTCTTTGCGGATGGAGAAAAAGCAATGATTGAGGTGTGTGACCGTTCTACTGATACCGGAACAAATATTCACGAAGGAACAAGGTTTATGCTTGCTGGTGCTATGGCGGCTCTTCGTAACCCCAAAGCTCATTCCAACAGTGTAGTAATAACGCAAGAAGAATGTTTGAGAAGGCTTATGTTTGCTAGTATGCTGATGTACAAAATCGATGAAGCCGTTGCTTATTCTTGTGTTGTAGAATAG
- a CDS encoding glycoside hydrolase family 95 protein encodes MAVARKPKNTLRFSQPSSWWGSQWREGLPLGNGVLGATVYGGAASDVLMLTHGDLWWQGKDSALQDVAEKVPTVRKKIDEGDFIGAEKILSTELIRKGYRSQLSYPLPMCDFKIDMKLDRGAKEYSRELDLESAEASVSFKDGATRFSRNVFVSRARDVIVYEITKTGQKNIDATFKFEMHDKFNARTQVAVSATPDNVTVKSENYWLYYSARSSSGADFGAVAKINFFAGKQEVVGDSLVVTGAEKILVIIKPFVEAQREKAWKDCKASIMEIKLTYDKLLKEHQALHQKLFLSAELDFGADPQTRDGFVDMDIAAAIQSGETSPALLEKLWAYGRYLMVTGSRPEARPFAPYGLWCGDFKAEQAQINAAGDLQSVYDMTQSGNLNDFAESVFHLYEAVMPSLKTNASRLYGCRGIFVPYTTSPSTGYLGDITDGMIHFTGVAGWLGNLFYDYALYTGDQKFLKTRALPFMKEAATFYEEFFKLADLKYYESSPSYSPFTTPGNLSGTGEEHAIAKNATVDFAIARNLLRNLIEGSKAAAMNKAEIIKWEDMLKKIPPFKYNADGTVSEFIDDRCADNAEAPSLALYYPVYPDYRNRDNFELYKAMSVTAKKKCQTARSNMTAADVARYAQVYARLCDGDQVYEQINALVRGMAMNNLMFAADDWRGMGSGKKDIWAQPVPYVNVMVAGAMQEALVQSTPDLIHLLPAVPSEMGKGSLTGIQTRAGVEISGMDWDVSRGTLVVKLKAKRATTIDVQLPRTAKPPKKVEAQKFDDTRGLLIGLKLAANKVVQLDIKF; translated from the coding sequence ATGGCAGTAGCACGAAAACCGAAAAATACGTTAAGATTTTCTCAGCCCTCGTCGTGGTGGGGAAGTCAGTGGCGCGAAGGCTTGCCGCTCGGTAACGGCGTGCTCGGCGCTACCGTTTACGGCGGTGCGGCGAGCGACGTGCTCATGCTTACACACGGCGATCTTTGGTGGCAGGGCAAGGACTCGGCGTTGCAGGACGTCGCCGAGAAGGTCCCCACCGTTCGCAAAAAGATAGACGAAGGCGATTTTATCGGTGCGGAGAAAATACTTTCTACCGAGCTTATTCGCAAGGGCTACCGTTCGCAGCTGTCGTACCCGTTGCCCATGTGCGATTTCAAGATCGATATGAAGCTCGACCGCGGCGCTAAGGAATATTCGCGCGAGCTCGATTTGGAGAGCGCGGAAGCGTCGGTGTCGTTCAAGGACGGCGCGACGCGGTTTTCGCGTAACGTTTTCGTGTCGCGCGCCCGCGACGTTATCGTGTATGAGATCACCAAAACGGGGCAGAAGAATATCGACGCTACCTTCAAGTTCGAAATGCACGACAAGTTCAACGCTCGCACTCAGGTCGCGGTGTCGGCTACGCCCGATAACGTTACGGTAAAGAGCGAGAACTACTGGCTGTACTATTCGGCACGTTCGAGCTCGGGCGCGGACTTCGGCGCGGTCGCTAAAATCAATTTCTTTGCTGGCAAACAAGAGGTAGTAGGCGACAGCCTTGTGGTTACGGGCGCCGAAAAAATACTCGTTATTATCAAACCCTTCGTCGAGGCGCAGCGCGAAAAAGCGTGGAAGGACTGCAAGGCCTCGATCATGGAAATCAAGCTTACTTACGACAAGCTTCTCAAAGAGCATCAAGCATTGCATCAAAAACTGTTCCTGTCGGCTGAGCTCGATTTCGGCGCAGATCCGCAAACGCGCGACGGCTTTGTAGATATGGATATTGCCGCGGCGATACAGTCGGGCGAGACGAGCCCCGCGCTTCTCGAAAAACTTTGGGCTTACGGCAGATATTTAATGGTTACGGGTTCGCGCCCCGAAGCGCGGCCGTTCGCACCGTACGGCTTGTGGTGCGGCGACTTCAAAGCGGAGCAGGCGCAAATAAACGCCGCAGGCGATCTTCAATCGGTATATGACATGACCCAGAGCGGCAACCTCAACGACTTTGCCGAGAGCGTATTCCATTTGTACGAAGCGGTAATGCCGTCGCTCAAAACCAATGCGTCCAGACTTTACGGCTGCCGCGGTATTTTCGTTCCGTACACGACCTCGCCGTCGACGGGCTATCTCGGCGACATTACAGACGGCATGATCCACTTTACCGGTGTTGCGGGCTGGCTCGGCAATCTTTTCTACGACTATGCGCTGTATACGGGCGATCAGAAGTTCTTAAAGACGCGCGCGCTTCCGTTCATGAAAGAAGCGGCTACCTTCTACGAGGAGTTCTTCAAGCTCGCCGATCTTAAATACTACGAAAGCTCTCCGTCGTATTCTCCGTTTACTACGCCCGGCAACCTCAGCGGCACGGGTGAGGAGCACGCTATCGCAAAGAACGCAACCGTCGATTTCGCGATCGCGCGTAACCTTTTGAGAAACCTTATCGAAGGCTCGAAAGCGGCGGCTATGAACAAAGCGGAAATCATTAAGTGGGAAGATATGCTCAAAAAGATCCCGCCGTTCAAGTACAACGCCGACGGCACGGTCAGCGAGTTCATCGACGACCGCTGCGCAGATAACGCCGAAGCCCCGTCGCTCGCGCTGTATTATCCCGTATATCCCGATTACCGCAACCGCGATAACTTCGAGCTGTACAAGGCAATGTCGGTCACGGCAAAGAAGAAATGCCAGACCGCGCGCAGCAATATGACCGCTGCCGACGTTGCGCGGTATGCGCAGGTATATGCCAGGCTTTGCGACGGCGATCAGGTCTACGAACAAATCAACGCGCTCGTTCGCGGTATGGCTATGAACAACCTTATGTTCGCCGCCGACGACTGGCGCGGCATGGGCAGCGGCAAAAAGGATATCTGGGCTCAGCCCGTTCCGTACGTAAACGTAATGGTCGCGGGCGCAATGCAGGAAGCGCTCGTTCAGTCCACGCCCGATCTTATCCATCTTTTGCCCGCCGTTCCGTCCGAAATGGGCAAGGGCAGTCTTACCGGTATCCAGACCCGTGCGGGCGTTGAGATTTCCGGCATGGATTGGGACGTTTCGCGCGGCACGCTCGTGGTCAAGCTCAAAGCCAAGCGCGCGACAACGATCGACGTTCAGCTTCCGCGCACGGCTAAACCGCCCAAAAAGGTGGAAGCGCAAAAGTTCGACGATACGCGCGGACTGCTTATAGGTCTAAAACTTGCGGCTAATAAGGTCGTTCAGCTTGATATTAAATTCTAG
- the dapB gene encoding 4-hydroxy-tetrahydrodipicolinate reductase, translated as MKKAFIFGLNGKMGKMLIETAKDYGYEVTGGFDIAPHPVIPTFDDVTKVNVPYDVIIDFSRPQTLTPLITLVEIKKCPVVLATTGYNASEEMSIRLLAKRVPLFKSGNMSLGIAATKAAARAAQAVLGDAFDIEIVEKHHNQKVDSPSGTALLLADALGSSDNHVINRDGKRNKGEIGITSVRGGGVVGEHEIGFYGEDEIVTISHSARSRKLFAGGAYKAADFLLSASPALYTMDNLVESLLK; from the coding sequence ATGAAAAAAGCATTTATATTCGGGCTTAACGGTAAAATGGGCAAAATGCTCATAGAAACGGCAAAAGATTACGGCTACGAGGTTACGGGCGGGTTCGATATTGCTCCGCACCCCGTTATCCCCACGTTCGACGACGTTACAAAAGTGAACGTGCCTTACGACGTTATAATCGACTTCTCTCGCCCGCAAACGCTTACCCCGCTTATAACGCTCGTTGAAATAAAGAAATGCCCCGTCGTGCTCGCCACTACCGGCTACAACGCGAGCGAGGAAATGAGCATAAGATTGCTCGCCAAGCGCGTGCCCTTATTCAAGTCGGGCAATATGAGTTTGGGCATTGCCGCGACCAAAGCGGCGGCTAGGGCGGCGCAAGCGGTACTCGGTGACGCGTTCGATATAGAGATAGTCGAAAAGCACCATAACCAAAAGGTAGACAGCCCGTCGGGAACGGCTCTACTGCTCGCCGACGCGCTTGGTTCGAGCGACAATCACGTTATTAACCGCGACGGCAAACGCAACAAAGGCGAAATCGGCATAACCTCGGTTCGCGGCGGCGGTGTCGTCGGCGAACACGAGATAGGCTTTTACGGCGAGGATGAGATAGTGACTATCTCGCACTCTGCGCGCAGTCGCAAGCTGTTTGCGGGCGGCGCGTATAAAGCGGCGGACTTCCTGCTCTCCGCTTCCCCCGCCCTCTACACTATGGACAACCTTGTAGAAAGCTTGCTGAAATAA
- a CDS encoding 4-hydroxy-tetrahydrodipicolinate synthase has protein sequence MAIFTGIGAAMVTPFGADGNIDYTVLEKYINHLLDGGVTALLPFGTTGEPATVTPEEYKQGLKFIIEKIGGKVPVIAGAGSNSTALACEHARLAKELGADAVLVVTPYYNKCTQRGIVEHYKAIAKVGIPVIAYNVPSRTGVNILPETLRELTKIDRVIGIKEASGDIEHIQETAKVCAEEYFPMYCGDDGLTTVYAALGCKGVISVAANPAPRQMVELYELCEKNDYAKARALQFKLNEFVHALFCEVNPIPVKKAMQLIGIDVGAPRLPLTDMEQQHVERLGKAMKEIGLV, from the coding sequence ATGGCAATATTCACAGGCATAGGCGCGGCAATGGTCACGCCGTTCGGCGCGGACGGAAATATCGATTACACCGTTCTCGAAAAGTATATAAACCATCTGTTGGACGGTGGAGTCACCGCTCTCCTGCCCTTCGGCACTACAGGCGAGCCCGCTACGGTAACGCCTGAAGAATACAAGCAAGGTCTGAAATTCATAATCGAAAAAATCGGAGGAAAAGTACCCGTAATCGCGGGTGCGGGTAGCAACAGCACAGCGCTTGCTTGCGAACACGCAAGGCTTGCCAAGGAGCTCGGCGCGGATGCGGTCCTTGTAGTCACGCCATACTATAACAAATGCACTCAGCGCGGTATCGTAGAGCATTATAAGGCGATTGCTAAGGTTGGCATACCGGTAATCGCGTATAACGTACCGTCACGCACGGGAGTGAATATCCTGCCCGAAACGTTGCGCGAGCTAACCAAAATCGACCGCGTTATAGGCATTAAAGAAGCGAGCGGAGATATAGAGCATATACAGGAAACAGCCAAGGTTTGCGCCGAGGAGTACTTCCCCATGTACTGCGGCGACGACGGGCTTACCACCGTATATGCGGCGCTCGGTTGCAAAGGCGTTATTTCGGTCGCCGCCAACCCCGCGCCCAGACAAATGGTCGAGCTTTACGAGCTGTGCGAAAAGAACGACTACGCAAAAGCGCGCGCCTTGCAGTTTAAGCTTAACGAATTTGTTCACGCGCTGTTTTGCGAGGTCAACCCCATTCCCGTTAAAAAGGCCATGCAGCTTATCGGTATCGACGTAGGCGCACCCCGCCTGCCCTTGACCGATATGGAACAACAGCACGTGGAGCGGCTTGGAAAAGCCATGAAAGAAATCGGGTTGGTTTAA
- a CDS encoding aspartate-semialdehyde dehydrogenase — translation MKAKVAVVGATGVVGRMMMKVLEERDFPVSEFHAFASKRSAGSLVTFKGKQYVVEELTKENVKAADVDYAIFSAGGDVSGEYAPIFAQCGAVVIDNSSRWRMDKTVPLVVPEVNPEAAFLHNGIIANPNCSTIQAVVALKPLHDAFKIKRVVYSTYQAVSGAGRQGLDDLGDGVNGQPPKKFPHPIAFNIIPHIDVFTEDGYTKEELKMINETRKILGDESLRITATTARVPVRYGHSESINVEFYNPVTRSAALDALKKAKGVIVSDEPESAVYPMPLDAEGRDEVLVGRVREDKSVDNGLNIWVVADNIRKGAATNAVQIAELLLSRKK, via the coding sequence ATGAAAGCGAAAGTAGCGGTAGTAGGCGCGACCGGCGTAGTCGGGCGCATGATGATGAAGGTTCTCGAAGAACGCGATTTCCCCGTGAGCGAATTTCACGCGTTCGCATCCAAGCGCAGTGCGGGCTCGCTCGTTACCTTTAAGGGCAAGCAGTACGTCGTCGAAGAACTGACGAAAGAAAACGTAAAAGCGGCTGACGTCGATTACGCGATATTCTCGGCGGGCGGCGACGTTTCGGGCGAGTATGCCCCGATTTTCGCGCAATGCGGCGCGGTCGTTATAGATAATTCCAGCCGCTGGCGCATGGATAAGACCGTTCCGCTCGTCGTGCCGGAAGTCAACCCCGAAGCGGCGTTTTTACATAACGGCATAATCGCCAACCCCAACTGCTCTACAATACAGGCGGTAGTTGCGCTCAAACCTTTGCACGACGCGTTCAAGATTAAGCGCGTAGTGTATTCGACATATCAAGCGGTGTCGGGCGCGGGCAGACAGGGCTTGGACGATTTAGGCGACGGCGTTAACGGACAGCCGCCCAAAAAGTTCCCCCACCCCATTGCTTTCAATATCATTCCGCACATAGACGTTTTCACCGAAGACGGCTACACCAAGGAAGAACTTAAAATGATCAACGAAACGCGCAAGATACTCGGCGACGAGTCTTTGCGCATAACGGCTACCACGGCGCGTGTTCCCGTGCGCTACGGGCACAGCGAGAGCATTAACGTGGAGTTCTATAACCCCGTAACGCGCTCCGCAGCGCTCGACGCGCTCAAAAAAGCAAAGGGCGTTATCGTTAGCGACGAGCCCGAGTCCGCCGTCTACCCCATGCCGCTCGACGCCGAGGGGCGCGACGAAGTGTTAGTGGGTCGCGTGCGCGAGGATAAGTCGGTAGATAACGGCTTGAACATTTGGGTAGTCGCCGACAATATTCGTAAGGGCGCGGCGACAAACGCCGTACAGATAGCAGAGCTGTTACTTTCACGCAAAAAATAA